The following is a genomic window from Adhaeribacter radiodurans.
GTAATGTATGCTGGTTGGTTTAAGCCGCAAACTTCCGAATAAATATTAAGCGAGGTAATTTCTTGCTTTAGAATACAAGACCTTACTTCGCTTAATATTTACTTTTATGGAATGTTAAAATACTAAACCTGGTTAGCGGCTTAGCACTACTTTCTGGTGACTTTGGTGGTTATTGGTTTGCAGGCGCAGAATATAAATACCGGCTGCCGAATGCTGGGCTTGCCATTGCCGGGTATAGTTCTGATTTGCCTGGGCTACTTCCTCGAACAAAGTCGTAACTTCCTGCCCCTGACTGTCGAACACCTTTACCGTAACTTTTTGGGTTTGCGGTACCCGGAAGGTAACATTTACTTCCTGCACAAACGGATTCGGGTATGCGGTAAGAGGCAAGAGTTTAGCGGAACGAAATTCTTCGGGTTGGAAAGTAGATGATTGGGAGGCTATTAGGGGGGTAATAGTTTTTACCGGAGCTACTTTCACGAGCCAAATATCATTCTCGCCCTGGCTAGGCTGGGTTCGGTCGCCACTTACGCCGGAGTTGGAGCGTCCGCCAAGCAAATAACCACCCTCCTGCGTCGTCCATAGAGCCCGGAGTTCTTCTTGCTGGCTGCCGCCGTAGCGTTTATCCCAGAGCTTGGTGCCCGCCGAGTTGGTCTTAACGAGCCAGTAATCGCTTGCTCCTTGGCTGGTTTGAGTTTTATCCCCGCTCTTGCCGGAAAAGGAAGTGCCCCCCAGAACATAACCGCCATCTTTATCTAAAATCAGAGAACGTAACGTTTCTTCGGCGCTGCCGCCGTACGTTTTATCCCATTGTTTTTCGCCGGAACCATTCACTTGCACCAGCCAATAATCTTTGCCGCCCTTGCTGTTCTGGCTTTTTTCTCCACTTATATTAGAAGCGCTATGACCCGCTAGTAAGAAAGAATTATAACTGGTATTTAATAAGGCTAAAAGCTGATCCTGGTCGCTGCCGCCGTAGCGTTTATCCCAAAGCTTTTTACCGTCTTTATCTATTCTTAGCAGCCAGTAATCACTGGAGCCTTGCGTACCCTGGCTTTTATCGCCTGAAGCGGAAGAGAAGGAAGTGCCTCCTATGAGTAAATCCCCTTTGGCAAGGGCTAAAATATCTCCTAAGTAATCGTCGCCCGCTCCTCCGAAGCGTTTATTCCAGGCTATGTCACCGTTAAAGCTATAAATCTTTATTAACCAGTAATCTAAACCACCCTGGGTGCCTTGGGTTTTATCGCCACTTACCGGCGAGTCGCTGTAGCCGGCTAATACATAAGAGTCGGTATACAAATAGGATAGTATTACAATTTTTTGTAAGTCGTCGGTGCCATTGCCACCGTACGTTTGATCCCATTCTTTTTCCCCGCTGCTGCTTATTTTTACGAGCCAAATATCCCGGCCCCCTTTACTGATTGCCATTTTATTACCATTACTTCCCGATTCGGAACTTCCGCCTAATAAAAAGCCACCATCGGTAGTGGGAACCATACTTTTCAGGTAATCATCCGCAGAGCCACCATACCGTTTATCCCAGAGCTTATTGCCAGCTGCATCGGTTTTTACTACCCAATAGTCGTTTTTACCATAACTATTCTGCGATTTATCGCCCGATTTAGGAGAGGAAGAATACCCGCCGAGCAAATACCCACCATCGTTAGTGGGCAGTACGGTGGTTAAAAAGTCGGAGCTACTGCCGCCGTAGCGCAGGTTCCAGGCCGCCAGAGAAGAGGAAGGAAAGGCACTGATTTTAGTTTCTATTAACCAGAAGTCGTAGTTACCTTTACTATTTTCGCTTTTTTCATAGCCACTGTTCGAATTGGAGTGGCCCCCAAGCAAAAAGCCGCCGCTGGGAGTAGCAATAATAGCCGCTAATTCGTCGGAATTGCGTGCGCCGAAGCTTTTATCGCTAATCTTTTGCCCGTTTTCATCTATCTCTACGAGCCAGTAGTCTTGGTTGCCTCTATTTTCTTCGGTCCGGTCGAAGCCCTGATTGGACCAAGTATACCCGGCCAGTAAGTAATGATTGTTGGAAGTAGGTAATATATCTACCGGAAAAGAATAATTTACTTCGCAGGCAAAACACGCAATAGAACTACCTAAGAAAAATTTATCCCAAATAACATTACCTTTTGAATCGGTTTTTATTGCCCAGTACCCGTACGTTTCAAAACCTGAAATACCCACCAGTAAATACCCACCTTCGGGAGTTGTAACTAAGGCAGTAAGCCGGTCAGAATATTCCCGGTTATAGGTTTTATTCCAAATTTGTTCGCCCTTTGCGTTTATTTTAATTACCCAATAATCGGTATCGTCATCGGTGCTGGTACTGTATCCTCCTAAAAGGTAATTACCATCGGGCGTAGGTATTATAGAAGAAAGAACATCATCAGGGGCATTACCAATGGTTGTATCCCAAACTTTATTTCCCTTGTTGTCTACTTTTACTATCCAAAAGTCGGAAGGAGTACCCGTAAATTCATCTGGTTCGCCTTTATTCCCTTCGCTTTTATCCCCACTTATATCTGATTGGGAAGAACCCCCGAGCAAGTATCCACCATCGGGGGTAGCAACTATTGCCGAAAGATTATCATCTAAATTTCCACCAATGGTTTTGTCCCAAAGTTTATTGCCGGAGGCATCTACTTTCACCAACCAGTAATCGTTCTTGCCTTTATTGGCTTCACTTTTATCACCATCTTTACCCGAAGCCGAAGAGCCGCCCAACAAATAACCGCCACCCACCGCCGGAACAATAACAGCCAATTTTTCGGTACCTTTACCACCAAAAGATTTATCCCAGATTTTCTTTTTGTTCGCATCGGTTTTTACCAACCAGAAATCCGATTGACCTTTACCAGCGCTACTCTTATCCCCGGAAATACCGGAGGAAGAGGAGCCACCTAGTAAATAACCGCCGTCGGGAGTAGTAACCAGGTCGGCCAGCATATCTTCTCCACTTCCGCCAATGGTTTTATCCTGTTGTTTGGGAAATCTTTGTACCCGAAATCGAGCAGTATATTCTACGGGGCTATACATAGCATCACCCGCCTGAAAAGCTTTTACCACTACCGTTCCATAGCCGGTAAAGCGCAATTGATTGCTTTTTTGAGTGGCTGGTCCGGAAATTAGCTTAAACGTAACGGGCAAACCCGAACTAGCTTTGGCTGAAAGAGTGATAGGGGAACTGGTAAGTGCCCTATCGGGTGGGTAAAAGGCAATGGTTTGCACTTTTTTATTCGGAATTTGGAGTTTCACTAACCAATAATCATCATTAGGATAGGAACCCGATATACCACCCAGCAAGATATTACCATCGGAAGTAGGCGTAATATAGGAACCACTAGTCACGCTGGTGTCCCAAAGTTTTTTTCCTTTCGCATCTATTTTTATGATCCAGGTGTCGCCAACACCTCTTCTGGGCGTCATGTCGCCTCCACTCTCCGAATCAGAACTGCCACTTAATAGGTAACCACCATCTTTCACTGGCAAAATAGAGGTAAGTTCTTCTCTTTCATTGCCGCCGAAAGTTTTGTCCCAAACTTTGCTGCCGTCCGTAGCAATTTTTACCAGCCAATAATCGCCTAAGATATCATCATCAGTTTCGTCGCGGGTAGGCTCACTTTTATCCAGGCTTTTAGTAGATTCGGAACGTCCTCCCAGCAAGTAGCCGCCATCCGTGGCTACTACCAGCGTATTTAATACATCGTCGTGGTATCCGCCAAAGGTTTTATCCCATTGTTTAGCACCCTTTTCCGAAATTTTTACAACCCAATAATCATAACAAGGAGTACCAAAGCCGTCGGTGCAATCACTTTTTCGCGGGTCACTTTTCGAGCCACTTTTATTAGAACTGGATCGGCCTCCCAGTAAATAGCCACCATCGGGAGTAGTAATTAAGGAATAGAGATCATCTGAGTCATCGCCCCCAAAAGTTTGGTCCCAGACTTTATTGCCACTGGCATTTAGTTTTAGCACCCAGTAGTCATAACTGCCATTATTGCTCTGGCTTTTATCGCCTGATTTTTCAGAGTTAGATTCCCCTCCTACAATATAGCCGCCATCGGGGGTTAGTTGAAGAGAATGCAGATAATCACCATAATTGCCGCCGTAGGTTTTATCCCATACTATTTTGCCATTGGCGTTTAATTTTACTATCCAATAATCTGGGTAATAAACAAAACCTTTATTTGCTTCGGACTTATCGCCTGATTTATCGGAGTAAGAATAACCCGCCAGAATATAGCCGCCATCACTGGTTTGCAGTACGGATGCTAAAATGTCGGAATCGTTTCCTCCCAAAGTTTTATCCCAGACTTTATTGCCTTTGCCATCTATTTTTACTACCCAATAATCCGTGGTACAATTATCCGGGGTGCATACTCCCCGGTTTGCTTCGGATTTAGTACCACTAATACCCGAAGAAGAAGAACCCCCGACAATATAGCCGCCATCGCTGGTTTTCTGTACAAAATGCAGTTCATCGCTGTGGTTACCACCCAGCGTTTTTTCCCAGATTTTAAATTGAGCAAGGGAGGAGAAGGAAACAAACAGCCATAACCCTAGCAAAAGTGTCAGACGACCGTTACTGGAAGGTTGAATAAAAAGATACCCAATTTTAAACAAAAAAGATAAACGTGTTTTCATTTCAGGTAGGATAAAAGAATAACGTTAACTCCAGAACATCAAAAGAAATACCCAGCTTTTAATGAAAAAATAAAGAAACGGGTTGCGAAGAAGGATTTAAGGCTATTGCCCTAATTTTTATGATTTAAGCTAAACTTAAGCCAATAAGTGATAGTGGTAGGTGTATGGTGTTTTAGGGCTGCCTAT
Proteins encoded in this region:
- a CDS encoding T9SS type A sorting domain-containing protein; the protein is MKTRLSFLFKIGYLFIQPSSNGRLTLLLGLWLFVSFSSLAQFKIWEKTLGGNHSDELHFVQKTSDGGYIVGGSSSSGISGTKSEANRGVCTPDNCTTDYWVVKIDGKGNKVWDKTLGGNDSDILASVLQTSDGGYILAGYSYSDKSGDKSEANKGFVYYPDYWIVKLNANGKIVWDKTYGGNYGDYLHSLQLTPDGGYIVGGESNSEKSGDKSQSNNGSYDYWVLKLNASGNKVWDQTFGGDDSDDLYSLITTPDGGYLLGGRSSSNKSGSKSDPRKSDCTDGFGTPCYDYWVVKISEKGAKQWDKTFGGYHDDVLNTLVVATDGGYLLGGRSESTKSLDKSEPTRDETDDDILGDYWLVKIATDGSKVWDKTFGGNEREELTSILPVKDGGYLLSGSSDSESGGDMTPRRGVGDTWIIKIDAKGKKLWDTSVTSGSYITPTSDGNILLGGISGSYPNDDYWLVKLQIPNKKVQTIAFYPPDRALTSSPITLSAKASSGLPVTFKLISGPATQKSNQLRFTGYGTVVVKAFQAGDAMYSPVEYTARFRVQRFPKQQDKTIGGSGEDMLADLVTTPDGGYLLGGSSSSGISGDKSSAGKGQSDFWLVKTDANKKKIWDKSFGGKGTEKLAVIVPAVGGGYLLGGSSASGKDGDKSEANKGKNDYWLVKVDASGNKLWDKTIGGNLDDNLSAIVATPDGGYLLGGSSQSDISGDKSEGNKGEPDEFTGTPSDFWIVKVDNKGNKVWDTTIGNAPDDVLSSIIPTPDGNYLLGGYSTSTDDDTDYWVIKINAKGEQIWNKTYNREYSDRLTALVTTPEGGYLLVGISGFETYGYWAIKTDSKGNVIWDKFFLGSSIACFACEVNYSFPVDILPTSNNHYLLAGYTWSNQGFDRTEENRGNQDYWLVEIDENGQKISDKSFGARNSDELAAIIATPSGGFLLGGHSNSNSGYEKSENSKGNYDFWLIETKISAFPSSSLAAWNLRYGGSSSDFLTTVLPTNDGGYLLGGYSSSPKSGDKSQNSYGKNDYWVVKTDAAGNKLWDKRYGGSADDYLKSMVPTTDGGFLLGGSSESGSNGNKMAISKGGRDIWLVKISSSGEKEWDQTYGGNGTDDLQKIVILSYLYTDSYVLAGYSDSPVSGDKTQGTQGGLDYWLIKIYSFNGDIAWNKRFGGAGDDYLGDILALAKGDLLIGGTSFSSASGDKSQGTQGSSDYWLLRIDKDGKKLWDKRYGGSDQDQLLALLNTSYNSFLLAGHSASNISGEKSQNSKGGKDYWLVQVNGSGEKQWDKTYGGSAEETLRSLILDKDGGYVLGGTSFSGKSGDKTQTSQGASDYWLVKTNSAGTKLWDKRYGGSQQEELRALWTTQEGGYLLGGRSNSGVSGDRTQPSQGENDIWLVKVAPVKTITPLIASQSSTFQPEEFRSAKLLPLTAYPNPFVQEVNVTFRVPQTQKVTVKVFDSQGQEVTTLFEEVAQANQNYTRQWQAQHSAAGIYILRLQTNNHQSHQKVVLSR